A region of Moorena producens PAL-8-15-08-1 DNA encodes the following proteins:
- a CDS encoding glycoside hydrolase family 9 protein: MNASTPVKINPSNGNGETVASIISSNFSTNLSTQFNYGDAVEKSFLFYEAQRSGKLPEDNRIPWRGDSGLNDGADVGVDLTGGYYDAGDHVKFGFPMAAAMTMLAWGAIEYQDAYQQMGQWDEALDAIKWGTDYILKAHITDSNGQTEEFWAQVGSGEIDHSVWAPPETMTMARPAFKIDPLNPGSDLAGESAAALAAASIAFQSTNSSYANELLNNAKALFDFAETYQGNYSDSIADAAIFYNSWSGYEDELAWSATWLYKATGDQTYLDKAESYYLGIDPTQTQSWDQKVYGTGILLAQETDEDRYRIEVERWLDYWSDDSGEGIEYTEGGLAWFNDWGSLRYAANTAFLAGIYSDTVNDGNGRYSDFAADQIDYILGDNPKNFSYVVGFGHNSPKNPHHRAAHGSTTNDIESPTDNLNILYGALVGGPSEPDDNAYVDDRTNYAINEVALDYNAGFTGALARMYREQNQLSLGSNLEPILSTVDPITDSIMELSPAGDF, encoded by the coding sequence ATGAATGCATCTACTCCTGTTAAAATCAACCCATCCAATGGAAATGGTGAGACTGTAGCTAGTATCATCAGCAGCAATTTCTCAACCAATTTATCAACACAGTTTAACTATGGTGACGCTGTCGAAAAGTCCTTCTTATTTTATGAAGCTCAGCGCTCTGGTAAACTTCCAGAGGACAATCGCATCCCATGGCGCGGGGATTCTGGCCTCAACGATGGTGCTGATGTAGGAGTTGACCTCACTGGCGGTTATTACGATGCTGGGGACCACGTCAAGTTCGGCTTCCCCATGGCTGCTGCCATGACTATGCTAGCTTGGGGGGCAATCGAATATCAAGATGCCTACCAGCAAATGGGTCAATGGGATGAGGCGTTGGATGCCATTAAGTGGGGTACCGATTACATACTCAAAGCCCACATCACAGACAGTAACGGTCAAACCGAAGAATTCTGGGCACAGGTTGGATCCGGTGAAATCGACCACAGCGTCTGGGCACCGCCGGAAACCATGACCATGGCGCGACCAGCGTTCAAAATTGATCCGTTAAATCCAGGTTCTGACCTAGCTGGTGAATCCGCTGCTGCCTTAGCTGCTGCCTCAATTGCCTTCCAATCTACAAACAGCAGCTACGCTAATGAACTACTCAATAATGCGAAAGCCCTATTTGACTTTGCGGAAACCTATCAGGGCAACTACTCTGACTCTATCGCCGATGCTGCTATTTTCTACAATTCTTGGAGTGGCTACGAAGACGAACTAGCCTGGTCTGCAACTTGGCTGTACAAAGCAACCGGTGACCAGACCTACTTGGATAAAGCCGAAAGTTACTATCTAGGTATTGATCCGACTCAGACTCAATCCTGGGATCAAAAAGTCTATGGTACTGGCATCCTCCTTGCTCAGGAAACTGACGAAGATAGGTACCGTATCGAAGTAGAACGCTGGCTGGACTACTGGAGTGACGACAGTGGTGAAGGTATCGAATATACTGAGGGTGGACTAGCTTGGTTCAATGACTGGGGTTCCCTACGATATGCTGCCAATACCGCTTTCCTTGCTGGTATTTATAGTGATACCGTTAATGATGGTAATGGTCGTTACTCCGATTTCGCAGCTGATCAAATTGACTACATTCTTGGGGATAATCCCAAGAATTTCAGTTATGTTGTCGGTTTTGGCCACAATTCTCCCAAGAATCCCCACCATCGTGCAGCCCATGGTTCCACCACCAATGACATCGAATCACCAACGGACAACCTCAACATTCTCTATGGTGCATTGGTGGGTGGTCCCTCTGAACCAGACGATAATGCCTATGTCGATGATCGAACTAACTATGCCATTAATGAAGTCGCTCTTGACTACAACGCTGGCTTCACTGGTGCTCTTGCCCGTATGTACCGTGAACAGAATCAACTCAGTCTGGGTTCTAACCTTGAACCAATACTGTCTACAGTAGATCCAATCACTGACTCCATCATGGAACTGTCCCCCGCCGGGGACTTCTAA